A stretch of Eleutherodactylus coqui strain aEleCoq1 chromosome 9, aEleCoq1.hap1, whole genome shotgun sequence DNA encodes these proteins:
- the ADNP2 gene encoding activity-dependent neuroprotector homeobox protein 2 isoform X1: MFQTPVNNLEKIRKARKRVKQLLLQIGLETCKEAVEETNTYNPGDTHFSSTSWEDVSLWESIGRRNGYRSKQFCCSLCKFSTRLLSSFKSHLQRYHEDEKDQELMSACPSCPFTSQTKNVLKHMRIFHSSVRKIQSAKESPNTINAVRFSCTKCKFTDTLYYSLKRHILMTHHQAELENYFGEKSEEELKRSSVFKISPDSRFYCKKCSYLTSNHDALIYHILTSDKHRDLDIKLRTDISEISRPHVKRAYKKFSSPILAQSPKPPGLVPNATPVARPTTQDAKVSHLSQNGPNSSSVGGANALLQKILPVSTGSDPTGGLSQTMSTTVAPSAQVGFVTTQLPQTQSITLQASLPQSVFLSPRFSLNQPVTATVLPSGSQVITGTQAGVRSAVLPINQTLALNQSTVLTCPQSLQSTLINMNPAMSSTVFPVNQSVQPNHVAGNQPGIPQNTILTAPILRQLIPTGKQVNGIPTYTLAPISVTLPVSPCALPAVSPPKVPVQLSQPDKGVQVSASPGGAASPPPVVQQPQNVSKKPPKPTPTKSPTDLGKEAKQWKTCPVCCELFPSNVYEVHMQIAHIKQENCPNKPIDSSTTNEAKEAIVIAAHASFFKVLKAKSIRCVTCKSFIREDEMLKHLLMHGMVCLYCKAVFHELRNFIYHMKILHVGNKKVHVDFRKKGITITSDANGDALFPHFDFTFDVPREELGDKDMNLAVVTGANSNTAVPIYIKIQPTPKSCGAEDQPTSKCPFCNSALSRSEPYETHLKEKHHIMPTVHTILKTPAFKCIHCCGVYTGNMALPAVSVHLQRCRNAPKDSTAGAEVVPENDDGPKQRGSEYVKTKNTTGDTQGASNESKNNYKSGTNASKDPVPSKRRRMEIKSDPSESYDALQSLDLLELIPDSSATVSNESKKAFLTKYFHIKPYPSKTEIEVLSTLLEMWKSDVGSFFGTKRYVCLKFLRNHKQRVLLGFQVSELKKVQHDLDLQEDY, translated from the exons gaaACCAACACTTATAATCCAGGAGACACACATTTTTCCAGTACATCATGGGAGGATGTCTCGCTTTGGGAATCTATTGGACGCAGAAAT GGTTACAGATCAAAACAGTTCTGCTGTAGTCTCTGTAAATTCTCAACTAGACTGCTGTCTTCATTCAAAAGTCATCTGCAACGCTACCATGAAGACGAGAAGGACCAGGAGCTTATGTCTGCTTGTCCGAGCTGCCCCTTCACTTCACAAACGAAGAATGTTTTAAAGCATATGCGGATATTTCACTCTAGCGTTCGTAAAATTCAATCTGCAAAAGAGAGCCCGAATACAATAAACGCCGTCAGATTCTCTTGTACAAAATGTAAGTTTACTGACACCCTATATTATAGTTTGAAAAGACATATTCTTATGACCCATCATCAAGCTGAACTTGAGAATTATTTTGGAGAGAAGTCTGAAGAGGAACTCAAACGTTCTTCTGTATTCAAGATCAGTCCAGATAgtaggttttattgcaaaaaatgtAGTTACCTTACTAGTAACCATGATGCATTGATATACCACATTTTAACATCTGATAAGCACAGAGATCTGGATATTAAACTTAGAACTGACATTTCCGAAATTAGTCGACCACATGTTAAAAGAGCATACAAAAAGTTTTCAAGTCCTATTTTAGCTCAGTCGCCTAAACCACCAGGTTTGGTTCCAAACGCTACACCTGTAGCCCGTCCAACTACTCAAGATGCTAAAGTATCTCACCTTTCACAAAATGGTCCTAATTCGTCTTCAGTGGGTGGAGCCAATGCTCTCTTGCAGAAGATTTTACCAGTATCTACGGGCTCGGATCCCACAGGAGGTTTGAGCCAGACAATGTCTACTACAGTTGCTCCTTCTGCTCAGGTTGGGTTTGTTACCACTCAACTTCCTCAAACCCAGAGCATTACCCTCCAAGCCTCCCTTCCTCAATCTGTCTTCCTATCTCCAAGGTTTTCGCTGAACCAGCCGGTTACTGCAACTGTTCTTCCTTCAGGAAGCCAGGTTATCACAGGTACTCAGGCTGGTGTAAGATCTGCCGTTCTGCCTATCAACCAAACTTTGGCTTTAAATCAGTCAACTGTTTTAACCTGTCCTCAATCTTTGCAGTCCACTTTAATAAATATGAATCCGGCTATGAGCTCCACCGTTTTTCCTGTAAACCAGTCAGTACAGCCTAACCATGTTGCAGGCAATCAACCTGGCATTCCACAAAATACAATCCTTACTGCCCCCATTCTCAGACAGCTTATTCCAACAGGAAAGCAAGTGAATGGCATACCAACTTACACCCTTGCTCCCATCTCTGTAACATTACCAGTTTCTCCTTGTGCTTTACCTGCTGTTAGTCCACCAAAAGTGCCGGTACAGTTGTCTCAACCTGATAAAGGGGTTCAGGTTTCAGCTTCTCCCGGTGGTGCAGCATCTCCTCCTCCTGTTGTACAGCAGCCACAAAATGTTTCGAAAAAGCCACCCAAACCAACTCCTACAAAAAGTCCAACTGATTTAGGCAAGGAGGCTAAGCAGTGGAAGACATGCCCTGTttgctgtgaactctttccctcgAATGTGTATGAGGTACACATGCAGATTGCTCATATTAAACAAGAGAATTGTCCCAACAAACCTATAGACTCTTCAACCACCAATGAAGCAAAGGAAGCGATAGTCATTGCTGCTCATGCATCATTTTTCAAGGTCCTGAAAGCAAAATCCATTAGATGCGTTACCTGCAAGTCATTTATTCGTGAAGACGAGATGTTGAAACACTTACTTATGCACGGCATGGTATGCCTGTACTGCAAAGCGGTTTTCCACGAACTAAGAAACTTTATCTATCATATGAAAATCTTGCATGTAGGCAACAAGAAGGTGCATGTTGACTTTCGCAAGAAAGGGATCACAATAACAAGCGATGCTAATGGTGATGCACTGTTTCCTCATTTTGACTTCACCTTTGACGTACCTAGAGAAGAGCTTGGAGACAAAGATATGAACCttgctgtagttactggagccAACTCAAATACTGCTGTTCCTATTTATATCAAAATACAACCTACACCAAAGTCTTGTGGTGCAGAAGATCAGCCAACCTCAAAATGTCCATTTTGCAACTCTGCTTTGTCAAGGTCTGAGCCATATGAGACACATTTGAAAGAAAAGCATCATATAATGCCCACAGTACATACAATACTTAAGACTCCCGCTTTTAAGTGCATCCATTGCTGCGGAGTTTACACTGGCAATATGGCTTTGCCAGCCGTTTCAGTCCATCTTCAGCGTTGTCGCAACGCCCCGAAAGATAGTACCGCGGGAGCAGAGGTGGTTCCTGAGAATGACGATGGACCTAAACAGAGGGGAAGCGagtatgtaaaaacaaaaaatactacTGGTGATACTCAGGGAGCCTCAAATGAGTCCAAAAACAACTACAAATCTGGTACCAATGCTTCAAAAGACCCAGTGCCTTCAAAAAGGAGGAGGATGGAAATCAAATCTGACCCTTCAGAGTCTTACGATGCGTTGCAGTCTCTTGATCTCCTTGAGTTGATTCCAGACAGTAGCGCAACAGTATCCAATGAATCGAAGAAAGCATTTTTGACAAAGTATTTCCACATAAAACCATACCCCAGCAAGACGGAAATAGAAGTGCTATCTACTCTACTTGAAATGTGGAAAAGTGACGTTGGCTCCTTTTTTGGTACGAAACGTTACGTGTGCCTGAAATTTCTCCGAAATCACAAACAGAGGGTTTTGCTCGGATTTCAAGTGTCGGAGCTTAAGAAAGTACAACATGATTTAGACTTGCAGGAAGACTATTAA
- the ADNP2 gene encoding activity-dependent neuroprotector homeobox protein 2 isoform X2: MFQTPVNNLEKIRKARKRVKQLLLQIGLETCKEAVEGYRSKQFCCSLCKFSTRLLSSFKSHLQRYHEDEKDQELMSACPSCPFTSQTKNVLKHMRIFHSSVRKIQSAKESPNTINAVRFSCTKCKFTDTLYYSLKRHILMTHHQAELENYFGEKSEEELKRSSVFKISPDSRFYCKKCSYLTSNHDALIYHILTSDKHRDLDIKLRTDISEISRPHVKRAYKKFSSPILAQSPKPPGLVPNATPVARPTTQDAKVSHLSQNGPNSSSVGGANALLQKILPVSTGSDPTGGLSQTMSTTVAPSAQVGFVTTQLPQTQSITLQASLPQSVFLSPRFSLNQPVTATVLPSGSQVITGTQAGVRSAVLPINQTLALNQSTVLTCPQSLQSTLINMNPAMSSTVFPVNQSVQPNHVAGNQPGIPQNTILTAPILRQLIPTGKQVNGIPTYTLAPISVTLPVSPCALPAVSPPKVPVQLSQPDKGVQVSASPGGAASPPPVVQQPQNVSKKPPKPTPTKSPTDLGKEAKQWKTCPVCCELFPSNVYEVHMQIAHIKQENCPNKPIDSSTTNEAKEAIVIAAHASFFKVLKAKSIRCVTCKSFIREDEMLKHLLMHGMVCLYCKAVFHELRNFIYHMKILHVGNKKVHVDFRKKGITITSDANGDALFPHFDFTFDVPREELGDKDMNLAVVTGANSNTAVPIYIKIQPTPKSCGAEDQPTSKCPFCNSALSRSEPYETHLKEKHHIMPTVHTILKTPAFKCIHCCGVYTGNMALPAVSVHLQRCRNAPKDSTAGAEVVPENDDGPKQRGSEYVKTKNTTGDTQGASNESKNNYKSGTNASKDPVPSKRRRMEIKSDPSESYDALQSLDLLELIPDSSATVSNESKKAFLTKYFHIKPYPSKTEIEVLSTLLEMWKSDVGSFFGTKRYVCLKFLRNHKQRVLLGFQVSELKKVQHDLDLQEDY; the protein is encoded by the coding sequence GGTTACAGATCAAAACAGTTCTGCTGTAGTCTCTGTAAATTCTCAACTAGACTGCTGTCTTCATTCAAAAGTCATCTGCAACGCTACCATGAAGACGAGAAGGACCAGGAGCTTATGTCTGCTTGTCCGAGCTGCCCCTTCACTTCACAAACGAAGAATGTTTTAAAGCATATGCGGATATTTCACTCTAGCGTTCGTAAAATTCAATCTGCAAAAGAGAGCCCGAATACAATAAACGCCGTCAGATTCTCTTGTACAAAATGTAAGTTTACTGACACCCTATATTATAGTTTGAAAAGACATATTCTTATGACCCATCATCAAGCTGAACTTGAGAATTATTTTGGAGAGAAGTCTGAAGAGGAACTCAAACGTTCTTCTGTATTCAAGATCAGTCCAGATAgtaggttttattgcaaaaaatgtAGTTACCTTACTAGTAACCATGATGCATTGATATACCACATTTTAACATCTGATAAGCACAGAGATCTGGATATTAAACTTAGAACTGACATTTCCGAAATTAGTCGACCACATGTTAAAAGAGCATACAAAAAGTTTTCAAGTCCTATTTTAGCTCAGTCGCCTAAACCACCAGGTTTGGTTCCAAACGCTACACCTGTAGCCCGTCCAACTACTCAAGATGCTAAAGTATCTCACCTTTCACAAAATGGTCCTAATTCGTCTTCAGTGGGTGGAGCCAATGCTCTCTTGCAGAAGATTTTACCAGTATCTACGGGCTCGGATCCCACAGGAGGTTTGAGCCAGACAATGTCTACTACAGTTGCTCCTTCTGCTCAGGTTGGGTTTGTTACCACTCAACTTCCTCAAACCCAGAGCATTACCCTCCAAGCCTCCCTTCCTCAATCTGTCTTCCTATCTCCAAGGTTTTCGCTGAACCAGCCGGTTACTGCAACTGTTCTTCCTTCAGGAAGCCAGGTTATCACAGGTACTCAGGCTGGTGTAAGATCTGCCGTTCTGCCTATCAACCAAACTTTGGCTTTAAATCAGTCAACTGTTTTAACCTGTCCTCAATCTTTGCAGTCCACTTTAATAAATATGAATCCGGCTATGAGCTCCACCGTTTTTCCTGTAAACCAGTCAGTACAGCCTAACCATGTTGCAGGCAATCAACCTGGCATTCCACAAAATACAATCCTTACTGCCCCCATTCTCAGACAGCTTATTCCAACAGGAAAGCAAGTGAATGGCATACCAACTTACACCCTTGCTCCCATCTCTGTAACATTACCAGTTTCTCCTTGTGCTTTACCTGCTGTTAGTCCACCAAAAGTGCCGGTACAGTTGTCTCAACCTGATAAAGGGGTTCAGGTTTCAGCTTCTCCCGGTGGTGCAGCATCTCCTCCTCCTGTTGTACAGCAGCCACAAAATGTTTCGAAAAAGCCACCCAAACCAACTCCTACAAAAAGTCCAACTGATTTAGGCAAGGAGGCTAAGCAGTGGAAGACATGCCCTGTttgctgtgaactctttccctcgAATGTGTATGAGGTACACATGCAGATTGCTCATATTAAACAAGAGAATTGTCCCAACAAACCTATAGACTCTTCAACCACCAATGAAGCAAAGGAAGCGATAGTCATTGCTGCTCATGCATCATTTTTCAAGGTCCTGAAAGCAAAATCCATTAGATGCGTTACCTGCAAGTCATTTATTCGTGAAGACGAGATGTTGAAACACTTACTTATGCACGGCATGGTATGCCTGTACTGCAAAGCGGTTTTCCACGAACTAAGAAACTTTATCTATCATATGAAAATCTTGCATGTAGGCAACAAGAAGGTGCATGTTGACTTTCGCAAGAAAGGGATCACAATAACAAGCGATGCTAATGGTGATGCACTGTTTCCTCATTTTGACTTCACCTTTGACGTACCTAGAGAAGAGCTTGGAGACAAAGATATGAACCttgctgtagttactggagccAACTCAAATACTGCTGTTCCTATTTATATCAAAATACAACCTACACCAAAGTCTTGTGGTGCAGAAGATCAGCCAACCTCAAAATGTCCATTTTGCAACTCTGCTTTGTCAAGGTCTGAGCCATATGAGACACATTTGAAAGAAAAGCATCATATAATGCCCACAGTACATACAATACTTAAGACTCCCGCTTTTAAGTGCATCCATTGCTGCGGAGTTTACACTGGCAATATGGCTTTGCCAGCCGTTTCAGTCCATCTTCAGCGTTGTCGCAACGCCCCGAAAGATAGTACCGCGGGAGCAGAGGTGGTTCCTGAGAATGACGATGGACCTAAACAGAGGGGAAGCGagtatgtaaaaacaaaaaatactacTGGTGATACTCAGGGAGCCTCAAATGAGTCCAAAAACAACTACAAATCTGGTACCAATGCTTCAAAAGACCCAGTGCCTTCAAAAAGGAGGAGGATGGAAATCAAATCTGACCCTTCAGAGTCTTACGATGCGTTGCAGTCTCTTGATCTCCTTGAGTTGATTCCAGACAGTAGCGCAACAGTATCCAATGAATCGAAGAAAGCATTTTTGACAAAGTATTTCCACATAAAACCATACCCCAGCAAGACGGAAATAGAAGTGCTATCTACTCTACTTGAAATGTGGAAAAGTGACGTTGGCTCCTTTTTTGGTACGAAACGTTACGTGTGCCTGAAATTTCTCCGAAATCACAAACAGAGGGTTTTGCTCGGATTTCAAGTGTCGGAGCTTAAGAAAGTACAACATGATTTAGACTTGCAGGAAGACTATTAA